In the Pseudomonas sp. ADAK2 genome, one interval contains:
- a CDS encoding ABC transporter ATP-binding protein, with protein sequence MSSTDSILQVSGISLSFKGVKAINELSFDVRRGEICALIGPNGAGKSSLLNVLNGVYPFDAGAIVFEQQPFKRIDPLTAARRGIGRTFQNNALFKKMSVIDNVLTGLSRHLRSSFIEQALNLPRARREAADFRQQAQGILEFLELQAHRDVPVGNLSYGLQKRVELGRALIAGPRLLLLDEPMAGMNAEEKHEMARFIADINRDLGTTVVLIEHDMSVVMGLSDHVVVLDYGRKVGDGTPAEVQADPDVIAAYLGVVH encoded by the coding sequence ATGAGCTCGACCGATTCCATCCTGCAAGTCAGCGGCATTTCCCTGTCGTTCAAAGGCGTGAAGGCGATCAATGAATTGTCCTTCGACGTGCGCCGGGGCGAGATCTGCGCATTGATCGGCCCCAATGGCGCCGGCAAGAGTTCGCTACTCAATGTGCTGAACGGCGTGTACCCGTTCGATGCCGGCGCCATCGTGTTCGAGCAACAACCGTTCAAACGCATCGACCCGCTGACCGCCGCCCGCCGGGGCATCGGGCGCACGTTTCAGAACAACGCGCTGTTCAAGAAAATGAGCGTGATCGACAACGTCCTCACCGGCCTGTCCCGGCACTTGCGCAGCAGCTTTATCGAGCAGGCGCTCAACCTACCGCGTGCCCGCCGAGAAGCCGCAGACTTCCGCCAGCAGGCCCAAGGCATTCTCGAATTCCTCGAACTGCAAGCCCACCGCGACGTGCCGGTAGGCAATCTCTCCTACGGCCTGCAAAAACGCGTAGAGCTGGGCCGCGCCTTGATCGCCGGCCCGCGCCTGTTGCTGCTCGACGAACCCATGGCCGGGATGAACGCCGAAGAGAAACACGAAATGGCCCGGTTCATCGCCGACATCAACCGCGACCTCGGCACCACCGTCGTGCTGATCGAACACGACATGAGCGTGGTCATGGGCCTGTCCGACCACGTCGTGGTGCTCGATTACGGACGCAAGGTCGGCGATGGCACACCCGCCGAAGTGCAGGCCGATCCCGACGTGATCGCGGCGTATCTGGGAGTGGTGCACTGA
- a CDS encoding acyl-CoA synthetase, whose product MSVHELKRPPTADTAEWQVKAPQALEQLRHWGQVSPLQTALRHKRHGQWFAWRWIDALRDVERLADGLRQQGFTEDSRLALSGAFEPDLLLLALAARHVGGEVLTLPDTLDAESLHKALWRSRPTHAFIQGRQTRQLWLNHGQSLLNFAELLGPVEPPQRLRLGLAGAQLWSEEGSDWQDGLTVVLDQWLASGQPLAFPESPGSASRDRREVAPSGLLLSAERLQRLADEIESRLAPQNTWRRRLCDWAIAHPEKPLQRLIKNRVRRLLGFHNLHFIWQAPRTPDAQPAPTWLAEFKRDIA is encoded by the coding sequence ATGAGCGTGCACGAACTCAAGCGTCCGCCCACCGCGGACACTGCCGAATGGCAAGTCAAGGCGCCCCAGGCTCTGGAACAGTTGCGCCACTGGGGCCAGGTCAGTCCGCTGCAAACCGCGCTGCGGCATAAGCGTCACGGCCAGTGGTTTGCCTGGCGCTGGATCGATGCCTTGCGCGATGTCGAGCGGCTGGCCGATGGCCTGCGCCAGCAGGGTTTTACCGAGGATTCACGGCTGGCCCTGAGCGGTGCTTTCGAACCGGATCTGTTGCTGTTGGCGCTGGCGGCGAGGCATGTCGGCGGTGAAGTACTGACGCTGCCCGACACCCTCGATGCGGAGTCACTGCACAAAGCGCTATGGCGCAGCCGTCCCACCCACGCCTTCATCCAAGGACGGCAAACCCGACAACTGTGGCTCAACCACGGCCAATCACTGCTGAATTTCGCCGAACTGCTCGGCCCGGTGGAGCCGCCGCAACGTCTGCGCCTCGGCCTCGCCGGCGCCCAGCTCTGGAGCGAAGAGGGCAGCGATTGGCAGGACGGCCTGACGGTGGTGCTCGATCAATGGCTGGCCAGCGGCCAACCCCTGGCTTTTCCGGAAAGCCCCGGCAGCGCCAGCCGTGATCGCCGGGAAGTGGCGCCGTCCGGACTGCTGCTATCCGCCGAACGCCTGCAACGTCTGGCCGATGAAATCGAAAGTCGCCTTGCCCCGCAAAACACCTGGCGCCGACGTCTCTGCGACTGGGCCATCGCTCACCCGGAAAAACCCCTGCAACGCCTGATCAAGAACCGCGTCCGCCGCCTGCTGGGCTTTCACAACCTGCATTTCATCTGGCAAGCCCCCCGCACCCCTGACGCTCAACCCGCGCCAACCTGGCTCGCCGAATTCAAACGGGACATCGCATGA
- a CDS encoding LLM class flavin-dependent oxidoreductase, which yields MARQIRLNAFDMNCVGHQSPGLWAHPRDRSWQYKDLEYWTDLAKILERGKFDGLFIADVLGIYDVYNGNGDAAIRQAAQVPVNDPLQLIPPMALVTEHLGFGLTASLSFEHPYPFARRLSTLDHLTKGRAGWNIVTSYLESGAKNLGQKNQTEHDARYDFAEEYLEVCYKLWEGSWEEGAILRDRERRVFSDPSKIHEIQHVGKHFQVPGIHLCEPSPQRTPVLYQAGASSRGKQFAAEHAECVFVAAPSKVLLKKTVADIRRSAAEAGRDPKKILIFNLQTVILGETDAKAKAKFEEYKTWVSYEGAMALISGWTGIDFSQFKPDEPLKHVHTNAIQSAVEAFSTADPNKVWTPNELADWVGIGGFGPLFVGSPETVADLLQEWVEDTDVDGFNLAYALTHETFIDAVELLVPELQKRGVYKTEYAPGTLREKLFGEGPRLPEIHPGAGYRDLAALRQQEKKVVSA from the coding sequence ATGGCTCGCCAAATTCGACTCAACGCGTTTGACATGAACTGCGTCGGCCATCAGTCGCCGGGTTTGTGGGCGCATCCCCGGGACCGCTCCTGGCAGTACAAGGACCTCGAATACTGGACCGATCTGGCGAAAATCCTCGAGCGCGGCAAGTTCGATGGCCTGTTCATCGCCGACGTGCTTGGCATCTACGACGTCTACAACGGCAACGGTGACGCGGCGATCCGCCAGGCAGCGCAGGTGCCGGTCAACGATCCGCTGCAACTGATCCCGCCGATGGCGCTGGTCACCGAGCATCTGGGTTTCGGCCTGACTGCATCGTTGTCCTTCGAGCATCCGTATCCGTTCGCCCGACGCCTCTCGACCCTGGATCACCTGACCAAGGGCCGCGCCGGTTGGAACATCGTCACCTCGTATCTGGAAAGCGGCGCGAAGAACCTCGGGCAGAAAAACCAGACCGAGCACGACGCCCGTTACGACTTCGCCGAAGAGTACCTGGAGGTTTGCTACAAGCTCTGGGAAGGCAGTTGGGAAGAGGGCGCGATCCTGCGTGATCGTGAGCGACGGGTCTTCAGCGACCCGAGCAAAATCCACGAGATCCAGCACGTCGGCAAGCACTTCCAGGTGCCAGGGATTCACCTGTGCGAACCGTCGCCGCAGCGCACGCCCGTGTTGTATCAGGCCGGCGCGTCGAGTCGCGGCAAGCAGTTTGCCGCTGAGCATGCCGAGTGCGTGTTTGTCGCGGCACCTTCGAAAGTGCTGCTGAAGAAAACCGTGGCGGATATCCGTCGTAGCGCGGCTGAAGCGGGGCGCGATCCGAAGAAGATTCTGATCTTCAACTTGCAAACGGTGATCCTCGGCGAGACCGATGCCAAGGCCAAAGCCAAGTTCGAGGAATACAAAACCTGGGTCAGCTACGAAGGTGCGATGGCGTTGATTTCCGGCTGGACCGGGATTGATTTCAGCCAGTTCAAACCGGATGAACCGCTCAAGCACGTGCACACCAACGCGATTCAGTCGGCGGTGGAAGCGTTCTCCACGGCGGACCCGAACAAGGTCTGGACCCCGAATGAATTGGCCGATTGGGTCGGGATTGGCGGGTTTGGGCCGTTGTTTGTCGGCAGCCCGGAAACCGTTGCTGACCTGTTGCAAGAGTGGGTCGAGGACACCGACGTGGACGGCTTCAACCTGGCCTATGCGCTGACCCACGAAACCTTCATCGACGCCGTGGAATTGCTGGTGCCGGAGTTGCAGAAGCGTGGGGTGTACAAGACCGAATACGCGCCGGGGACCTTGCGCGAGAAGTTGTTTGGCGAAGGGCCGCGCTTGCCGGAGATTCACCCGGGGGCGGGGTATCGGGACCTGGCGGCGTTGCGGCAGCAGGAGAAGAAGGTGGTGTCGGCGTGA
- a CDS encoding acyl-CoA dehydrogenase yields the protein MNALTQPIAANEPLAKSQHDLHNARSLLDATLRFVRQQAQATDDPYVISRFGDLHIRIEVAAALLERAEDFLHSAEDDTEISVAIAESHLASADALNAVSNAEFELTGQRTALHGSLHDPLRWKLHLIGNFRLNGIHPPSFRSVV from the coding sequence ATGAACGCCTTGACCCAACCGATTGCTGCCAACGAGCCCCTGGCCAAAAGTCAGCACGACTTGCACAACGCCCGCAGCCTGCTTGATGCGACCTTGCGTTTCGTCCGCCAACAAGCTCAGGCCACGGATGATCCCTATGTCATCAGCCGCTTCGGCGATTTGCACATTCGCATCGAAGTCGCTGCCGCACTGTTGGAACGTGCCGAAGACTTTCTGCACAGCGCCGAGGACGACACGGAAATCAGCGTCGCCATCGCCGAGTCGCACCTGGCCAGCGCCGACGCCCTGAATGCCGTGAGCAACGCCGAATTTGAACTCACCGGCCAACGCACCGCGCTGCATGGCTCGCTGCATGATCCACTGCGCTGGAAACTCCATCTCATCGGCAATTTCCGCCTTAACGGCATCCATCCTCCAAGTTTCAGGAGCGTCGTTTGA
- a CDS encoding SfnB family sulfur acquisition oxidoreductase — MTTSPNTAHVIRSDAEAIAVAHRLAARFAVEASVRDRERRLPVAELDEFSASGLWGITIPKAYGGAGVSYVTVAEVIRIISAADSSLGQIPQNHLGVLDILLQTATEEQKRYYFGKVLQGYRFGNAFSESKSKNAGAFETRIRFDQDTAQLDGEKFYCTGALFAHIVPAVAVDEDNKAFIAFIERDNPGLTVIDSWDGFGQRTTASGGVTLNAVKVPRSAVIPAHKAFDEPTADGPISQIIQAAVDTGIAVGALEETKRYARESRPWIDSGNDHGWQDPFSIAAIGDLEWRVHGTEAILKKAGQAIDQALISPNEDTVAHASVVVAQAKVLSAEIALLASSKLFELAGTRSVLGKYNLDRHWRNARTHTLHDPARWKYHLIGNYLLNGVKPARHAWN; from the coding sequence ATGACCACCTCACCCAACACCGCCCATGTCATCCGCTCGGACGCCGAAGCCATCGCCGTCGCGCACAGACTCGCAGCACGTTTCGCCGTCGAGGCCAGCGTTCGCGACCGCGAGCGACGCCTGCCGGTGGCTGAGCTGGACGAATTCTCCGCCAGTGGCCTGTGGGGCATCACCATTCCCAAGGCATACGGCGGCGCCGGCGTGTCCTACGTGACCGTCGCCGAGGTAATCAGGATCATTTCCGCCGCCGATTCGTCCCTCGGCCAGATCCCGCAGAATCATCTCGGCGTGCTCGACATCCTGCTGCAAACCGCCACCGAAGAGCAGAAGCGCTACTACTTCGGCAAAGTCCTGCAGGGCTACCGTTTCGGAAACGCCTTTTCCGAATCCAAAAGCAAAAACGCCGGGGCGTTTGAAACCCGCATTCGTTTCGATCAGGACACCGCGCAACTCGACGGCGAGAAGTTCTACTGCACCGGCGCGTTGTTTGCGCACATTGTGCCGGCGGTGGCGGTGGATGAAGACAACAAGGCGTTCATCGCCTTCATCGAGCGCGACAACCCGGGCCTGACGGTGATCGACAGCTGGGACGGTTTCGGCCAGCGCACCACCGCCAGCGGTGGCGTCACGTTGAACGCGGTGAAAGTCCCGCGCAGCGCGGTCATCCCGGCGCACAAAGCCTTCGACGAACCCACCGCCGACGGCCCGATCTCGCAAATCATCCAGGCCGCCGTCGACACCGGCATCGCTGTCGGTGCTCTGGAAGAAACCAAGCGTTACGCCCGCGAATCCCGGCCGTGGATCGACAGCGGTAACGATCACGGCTGGCAGGACCCGTTCAGCATCGCCGCCATCGGCGACCTCGAATGGCGGGTCCACGGCACCGAAGCCATTCTGAAAAAGGCCGGCCAGGCCATCGACCAGGCCTTGATCAGCCCCAACGAAGACACGGTCGCCCACGCCTCAGTGGTGGTGGCCCAGGCCAAAGTCCTGTCCGCCGAAATCGCCTTGCTCGCCAGCAGCAAACTCTTCGAACTGGCCGGCACCCGCTCGGTGCTCGGCAAGTACAACCTCGACCGCCACTGGCGCAACGCCCGGACCCACACCCTGCACGACCCGGCACGCTGGAAATACCACCTGATCGGCAACTACCTGCTCAACGGCGTGAAGCCCGCGCGCCACGCCTGGAACTGA
- a CDS encoding helix-turn-helix domain-containing protein — MHKDSPPRASVLQHVSQNVKRLRHAADMSQTALAEKSGVSRRMLVAIEAGEKNVSLTTLDRVAEALEVAFSDLIQAPDARDPSRINEVAWAGTIPGSKAVLLSKATATREVEQWEWCLQPGEIYPSQPDADGWSEQLYVFEGCLTLMLGDTPHEIAAGEFYMFASNQPHTYRNDGKVAARFVRNVVI, encoded by the coding sequence GTGCACAAAGATTCTCCGCCCCGGGCTTCGGTCCTCCAGCACGTCAGCCAGAACGTCAAACGGCTGCGCCACGCCGCCGACATGAGCCAGACCGCCCTGGCCGAAAAGTCCGGGGTCAGCCGGCGCATGCTGGTGGCCATTGAGGCCGGCGAGAAAAACGTCAGCCTGACCACCCTCGACCGCGTGGCCGAAGCGCTGGAGGTGGCGTTCAGCGACCTGATCCAGGCCCCGGACGCCCGCGACCCGAGTCGCATCAACGAAGTGGCTTGGGCCGGGACCATCCCCGGCAGCAAAGCCGTTCTACTCTCCAAAGCCACCGCCACCCGCGAGGTGGAACAATGGGAATGGTGCCTGCAACCAGGAGAGATTTATCCATCGCAACCGGATGCCGACGGCTGGAGCGAGCAGCTCTACGTGTTCGAGGGCTGCCTGACCCTTATGCTGGGCGACACGCCCCACGAAATTGCCGCTGGCGAGTTTTATATGTTTGCCAGCAACCAGCCTCATACCTATCGCAATGACGGGAAAGTGGCGGCGCGGTTTGTGCGTAATGTGGTGATCTGA
- a CDS encoding DMT family transporter, translating to MGLGSILRNFGRIVRPPQVARKVMTSVNSPQASSRFSRFSKAECVLVLITMVWGGTFLLVQHAMTVSGPMFFVGLRFAAAACIVSLFSWRSLRALTLLELKAGSFIGVAIMLGYGLQTVGLQTIPSSQSAFITALYVPFVPLLQWMVFGKRPGLMPSIGIMLAFTGLMMLSGPSGASLDFSPGEIATLISTVAIAAEIILISTYAGQVDVRRVTVVQLAVTSMLAFLMVVPTQEAIPHFSWLLLGSALGLGAASAAIQVAMNWAQKSVSPTRATLIYAGEPVWAGIVGRLAGERLPAIALLGAGLIVAAVIVSELKTKGKAVAEVEDDLKRETEH from the coding sequence ATGGGGTTGGGCAGTATACTGCGCAACTTCGGGCGCATTGTGCGTCCACCTCAGGTAGCGCGCAAGGTCATGACGTCGGTGAATTCCCCCCAGGCTTCTTCTCGTTTTTCGCGGTTCAGCAAGGCCGAGTGCGTGCTGGTGCTGATTACCATGGTTTGGGGCGGGACGTTCTTGCTGGTGCAGCATGCGATGACCGTCAGTGGCCCGATGTTTTTCGTCGGCCTGCGCTTTGCTGCGGCGGCGTGCATTGTCTCGCTGTTTTCCTGGCGCAGCCTGCGGGCGTTGACGTTGCTGGAGCTCAAGGCCGGGTCTTTTATTGGTGTGGCGATCATGCTCGGTTACGGCTTGCAGACCGTGGGGTTGCAGACGATTCCCAGCAGTCAGTCGGCTTTTATTACCGCGTTGTACGTACCGTTTGTGCCGTTGCTGCAATGGATGGTCTTCGGCAAGCGTCCAGGATTGATGCCAAGCATTGGCATCATGCTGGCCTTCACCGGGTTGATGATGCTGTCCGGGCCTTCCGGTGCTTCGCTGGATTTCAGCCCCGGCGAAATCGCCACGCTGATCAGCACCGTGGCGATTGCCGCTGAAATCATTCTGATCAGCACGTATGCGGGCCAGGTCGATGTGCGTCGGGTGACGGTGGTGCAATTGGCGGTCACCTCGATGCTGGCGTTTCTGATGGTGGTTCCTACGCAGGAAGCGATCCCGCACTTCTCCTGGCTGTTGTTGGGCAGCGCCCTGGGCCTGGGTGCGGCCAGTGCGGCGATCCAGGTGGCGATGAACTGGGCGCAGAAGAGTGTTTCACCAACCCGGGCGACATTGATCTATGCCGGTGAGCCGGTGTGGGCCGGGATTGTCGGGCGTCTGGCCGGGGAGCGTTTGCCAGCGATTGCGTTGCTGGGGGCGGGGTTGATTGTGGCGGCGGTGATTGTCAGTGAGTTGAAGACCAAGGGTAAGGCAGTCGCTGAGGTTGAGGATGATCTGAAGCGCGAAACAGAGCACTGA
- a CDS encoding monovalent cation/H+ antiporter subunit A, protein MSLIVLLLLPFIGSCVAALLPHNARNTESLLAGLVALIGTIQVALLYPQIAHGGVIREEFFWLPSLGLNFVLRMDGFAWLFSLLVLGIGTLVSLYARYYMSPDDPVPRFFAFFLAFMGAMLGLVISGNLIQIVFFWELTSLFSFLLIGYWHHRADARRGAYMALMVTGAGGLCLLAGVMLLGHVVGSYDLDKVLAAGDLIRAHALYPILLPLILIGALSKSAQFPFHFWLPHAMAAPTPVSAYLHSATMVKAGVFLLARLWPSLSGSEEWFYIVGGAGACTLLLGAYCAMFQNDLKGLLAYSTISHLGLITLLLGLNSPLAAVAAVFHILNHATFKASLFMAAGIIDHESGTRDIRKLSGLIKLIPFTATLAMVASASMAGVPLLNGFLSKEMFFAETVFINATAWVEMTLPIVATIAGTFSVAYSLRFTVDVFFGPPATDLPHTPHEPPRWMRAPVELLVFTCLIVGIFPAQVVGPLLAAAALPVVGGTLPEYSLAIWHGWNAPMIMSLVAMSCGIVLYLLLRNQLKRGRFKYPPIIGRFNGKRLFERSLVVMMRLARRLERRISTKRLQTQLFLVVLAAVLAGLIPMLHSSLSWGDRPKIPGSIVFVILWLLAIACALGAAWQAKYHRLAALTMVSVCGLMTCVTFVWFSAPDLALTQLVVEVVTTVLILLGLRWLPRRIEEVSPLPSSLRKARIRRIRDLLLSTVVGGGMALLAYAMLTRQTPNDISSFYLSRALPEGGGSNVVNVMLVDFRGFDTLGEITVLVAVALTVFALLRRFRPPKESLQLPAQQRLLAPDVVTDLVNPRQASDTALGFMMVPAVLVRLLLPIAVVVSFYLFMRGHNQPGGGFVAGLVMSVAFILQYMVAGTQWVEAQMSLRPLRWMGTGLLFATVTGLGAMAAGYPFLTTHTLHFSLPVLGDIHIASALFFDIGVYAVVVGSTLLMLTAIAHQSVRGHKTAAQPKSAALPRSVAAKGAV, encoded by the coding sequence ATGTCCCTGATAGTTCTACTGCTTCTGCCTTTTATCGGCAGCTGTGTCGCGGCTTTGCTGCCACACAACGCGCGTAACACCGAATCGCTGTTGGCTGGCCTGGTGGCTTTGATTGGCACCATCCAGGTCGCCCTCCTGTACCCGCAAATCGCCCATGGCGGCGTGATCCGCGAAGAGTTCTTCTGGCTACCGAGCCTGGGGCTGAACTTCGTCTTGCGCATGGACGGGTTTGCCTGGCTGTTCTCGCTGCTGGTGTTGGGCATCGGTACGCTGGTGTCGTTGTACGCCCGCTACTACATGTCGCCGGACGATCCGGTGCCGCGGTTCTTCGCGTTTTTCCTGGCGTTCATGGGCGCCATGCTCGGGCTGGTGATCTCCGGCAACCTGATCCAGATCGTGTTTTTCTGGGAGCTGACCAGCCTCTTTTCGTTCCTGTTGATCGGCTACTGGCACCACCGTGCCGATGCTCGGCGCGGCGCCTATATGGCGCTGATGGTCACCGGTGCCGGGGGTTTGTGCCTGCTGGCGGGGGTCATGCTGCTCGGCCATGTGGTCGGCAGCTATGACCTGGACAAGGTCCTGGCCGCCGGCGATCTGATTCGCGCACATGCCCTCTACCCTATCCTGCTCCCCCTGATCCTGATCGGCGCCTTAAGCAAAAGCGCGCAATTCCCCTTCCACTTCTGGCTGCCCCACGCGATGGCGGCGCCGACTCCGGTTTCGGCTTATCTGCACTCGGCGACCATGGTCAAGGCCGGGGTTTTCCTTTTGGCACGGCTATGGCCGTCGCTGTCCGGCAGTGAAGAATGGTTCTACATCGTCGGCGGGGCCGGGGCCTGCACCCTGTTGCTCGGCGCGTATTGCGCGATGTTCCAGAACGATCTCAAGGGCCTGCTGGCCTACTCGACCATCAGCCATCTGGGCCTGATCACCCTGCTGCTGGGCCTGAACAGTCCGCTGGCGGCCGTGGCCGCGGTGTTCCACATCCTCAACCACGCCACCTTCAAGGCCTCGCTGTTCATGGCCGCCGGGATCATCGACCACGAGAGTGGCACCCGGGACATTCGCAAACTCAGCGGCCTGATCAAGCTGATTCCGTTCACCGCCACATTGGCGATGGTCGCCAGCGCCTCGATGGCCGGCGTGCCGTTGCTCAACGGTTTCCTTTCCAAAGAGATGTTCTTCGCCGAAACCGTGTTCATCAACGCCACGGCCTGGGTCGAAATGACCTTGCCGATCGTGGCGACCATCGCCGGCACCTTCAGCGTCGCCTACTCCCTGCGTTTCACCGTCGACGTGTTCTTCGGCCCACCCGCGACCGACCTGCCGCACACCCCGCACGAACCGCCACGCTGGATGCGCGCGCCGGTGGAGTTGCTGGTGTTCACTTGCCTGATCGTCGGCATTTTCCCGGCGCAAGTGGTCGGCCCATTGCTCGCGGCGGCGGCCCTGCCCGTGGTCGGCGGCACGTTGCCTGAGTACAGCCTGGCGATCTGGCACGGCTGGAACGCGCCGATGATCATGAGCCTGGTCGCCATGTCGTGCGGCATCGTGCTCTACCTGTTGCTGCGTAATCAACTCAAGCGCGGCCGCTTCAAGTACCCGCCCATCATTGGCCGCTTCAACGGCAAGCGCCTGTTCGAGCGTAGCCTGGTGGTGATGATGCGCCTGGCCCGGCGCCTGGAGCGGCGGATCAGTACCAAACGCCTGCAAACCCAGCTGTTCCTGGTGGTACTCGCCGCTGTGCTGGCCGGGCTGATCCCGATGCTCCACAGCAGCCTGAGCTGGGGCGACCGGCCGAAGATTCCGGGCTCGATCGTGTTCGTGATCCTCTGGCTGCTGGCGATTGCCTGCGCCCTCGGCGCGGCGTGGCAGGCCAAGTATCACCGTCTCGCCGCCCTGACCATGGTCAGCGTGTGCGGGCTGATGACCTGCGTGACCTTCGTCTGGTTCTCGGCGCCGGACCTGGCCCTGACGCAACTGGTGGTCGAAGTGGTGACCACGGTCCTGATCCTGCTGGGCCTGCGCTGGTTGCCGCGGCGAATCGAAGAGGTGTCACCGTTGCCGAGCAGCCTGCGCAAAGCGCGCATCCGCCGTATCCGTGACTTGCTGCTGTCGACCGTGGTCGGTGGCGGCATGGCGTTGCTGGCCTACGCGATGCTGACGCGGCAGACACCGAACGACATTTCCTCGTTCTACCTCAGCCGCGCCCTGCCAGAAGGCGGCGGCAGCAACGTGGTCAACGTGATGCTCGTGGACTTCCGCGGCTTCGACACCCTCGGTGAAATCACCGTGCTGGTGGCCGTGGCGCTGACCGTGTTCGCCCTGCTCCGTCGTTTCCGCCCACCGAAAGAAAGCCTGCAACTGCCGGCCCAGCAGCGGTTGCTCGCGCCGGACGTAGTCACCGACCTGGTCAACCCGCGCCAGGCGAGCGACACCGCCCTCGGTTTCATGATGGTGCCGGCGGTGCTGGTGCGCCTGTTGCTGCCGATTGCCGTGGTGGTGTCGTTCTACCTGTTCATGCGTGGTCACAACCAACCGGGCGGCGGTTTTGTTGCCGGGTTGGTGATGTCGGTCGCCTTTATCCTGCAATACATGGTCGCCGGCACGCAGTGGGTCGAGGCGCAAATGAGCCTGCGGCCACTGCGCTGGATGGGTACCGGGCTGCTGTTCGCCACGGTCACCGGACTGGGGGCGATGGCGGCCGGGTATCCGTTCCTGACCACCCACACCTTGCATTTCTCATTGCCGGTGCTGGGCGACATTCACATCGCCAGCGCGCTGTTCTTCGACATCGGCGTGTACGCGGTGGTGGTCGGCTCAACCCTGTTGATGCTCACCGCCATTGCCCACCAATCGGTCCGGGGTCACAAAACGGCAGCGCAACCGAAATCTGCTGCCCTGCCCCGATCCGTTGCCGCCAAAGGAGCCGTCTGA
- a CDS encoding Na+/H+ antiporter subunit C has protein sequence MEEVIAIAIGVLAASGVWLILRPRTFQVVMGLCLLSYGVNLFIFSMGSLFIGKEPIIKDGVPQDLLHYTDPLPQALVLTAIVISFAMTALFLVVLLASRGLTGTDHVDGREPKE, from the coding sequence ATGGAAGAAGTCATCGCAATCGCCATCGGCGTCCTGGCCGCGTCGGGTGTCTGGCTGATCCTGCGGCCACGGACGTTCCAGGTGGTCATGGGCCTGTGCCTGCTGTCCTACGGCGTCAACCTGTTCATCTTCAGCATGGGCAGCCTGTTTATCGGCAAGGAGCCGATCATCAAGGACGGCGTGCCCCAGGATTTGCTGCATTACACCGATCCGCTGCCGCAAGCGCTGGTGTTGACCGCGATCGTCATCAGCTTCGCCATGACCGCGTTGTTCCTGGTGGTGCTGCTGGCCTCCCGGGGCCTGACCGGCACCGACCATGTGGATGGCCGGGAGCCTAAAGAATGA